In the genome of Lathyrus oleraceus cultivar Zhongwan6 chromosome 4, CAAS_Psat_ZW6_1.0, whole genome shotgun sequence, the window GCCTTTATTTTGGGATAGAAATTTATCATTATTTGGTTTAATTGAGAGCTTTAACTGAAATACTCTTTAGAATGGTTTTTtattgtattatgacaaccttTTTCTCATAGGATTTAAGTGATCCCATCAACccttagattttaatggttgtcAAATTCTTAATTTCTTCTACAACAGCCACCATAGGATCAAAATTTTCAATTTAACTAATTAAAATTGTATTCATGGTTCTACGATCTTCGATTGTATCCCATGAGAGTTCATTTGGTTCACCAAATCATAGAGTCTATTAAAGTACACATTTAAATTTTCATTTTCTTTCATCTTTTTCATTCTCAAAATCTCTTTTAAGAGCCCTAACTTTGACTGTTTTCACCTTTAAATCTCCATCATTTGCTTCATTATCTATTTTTTTTCTCTAATTATTCTTGAGAATATGGTATTTGAATTATCTCTTTGAATCATCCCAAAAACTCTAGCAtctatcattttctttaattcttcattttGTGTTGTCGTATGTTCACCTGCAAGTGTTGGTTCTTCAAACCCTTGTTTGATGAATTTTAAGACATCCAAATATGTGAATAAAGTCTCCATTTTTACTGCCTAGAAAACATAATCTTCTATAGGCATGACAACATAACCCGTACACGCGggtaggggtggcaaaacgggctcggcccATTAGATATGCCCATTTTTCCCTCACTTTAGTGCGAGACGAGCCAAGGGTTTAGGTCTACCCCGCCCCTTTTTTTTCGCAGACTTTTGCGGGCACATGcatttacataaatttttgtGTTTTTAAGCTTAAAATGCGCAGTACCCGAAGGCTTTCCCCGTCCCGCCTCAAATTTAATGGGATAACCCCGCTTTGACTGGGTTTGATTTTTtcccgattataaaatatggggacgaGTCGGGTAATGGGGATACTAGTATTCGCCCTGCCTCCGCCTCGAACCCGCCtcatttattttattatgtactttattatttagttttgataatttagaatattaaatatggCGTTAATGTTTTAATATTATGATTtgtatttattatttaaattatCTGAAATGTAATGGTTGATTGTCTCTCATGCCTTTTTTGTGTTGTTGTCTCTCCTTGTCTAATTAAATGGTTGATTGATCCATTAAAAAAATCAAAGTATAAAAGAGATAAAAATGTTGGTGCACAAGGTgaaatggatgaagatggaagaagtgagagaagagagaataacaaacttccactactctACTAAAATGGTTATCGTAAATGGTTGCAGACATGCACACTACTACACATATCGCTCTTATAGCTATTACGTTGGATGATATTACATTGACAACTATaatactatatatatatatatatatatatatctcaCATAGGCAACAATGCTAACATACACTAGCTAAGTTAAGCTTAACAAAAACGAATATTGATACTACTAAATATAAATTACTTATAACATCATTCCTTAATTTATATTCAGCTAATCAAAACTAACAACACCAATTTTATCCCTCGAGTGGAGAAATTGATCGGTCTTGATAGCTTTCTTCAGAACATCTGGCTTTAACTTCATCTTGAAACCCCATCTAACGCTGATGGATTTCTTCTCCTTTTAAAGCTTAGTCAACTCTGAAGTCCTAtttctttctatagcctcaagttcttctttcataGTCTTCAACCCCACTTTTTTCTTGAGAGTTTCTTCAATACTCACTAGTTCATAGTCTACTAATATGGCACACTTAACGACTTCTCTCTCAGAGTCTACTTCAATATCttgcaacatgtcaaactctgcaaatctTATTGGTATTTgtctgattctttgtggcctctgaacttgttcagaatcTCCTTCTAATTATGGAATAGTATCAGATGCTTGACTGCCCTCAGAAGTTGGACTACCTTCTAAGGCTCCACCTTCAAAAGCTCCACCTTTAAAAGCTCCATACCCAAAGATTGGATTACCTCCAAATTCTGGATCATCATCAGAATCTGGATCagaatcagattcaccttcagaatcagacTCACCTTCAGATTTCTCTTCATTTTCAGAGTCACCTTCATACTCTAACTCATCTTCGTCTTCAGAGTCATCTTCTGACTCTGACTCATCTTCAAAACCCTCAGATTCTGACTCTTCTTCATAACCTTCATATTCCGACTCATCTTCTGATTCTGACTCTGACTCATCTTCAAAACACTTGGATTCTTACTCTTCTTCAGAACCTTCATATTATGACTCATATTCAGAATCAGACTCAAtttcagattcagagtcatctTATGCCTCTGACTCATattcagagtctccttcagaaTTAGAAATCGTCAATCGCACAGGTTTCATCATCATCAAATTCATAAGCCATCAATATCACAAGTTCATTATCATAATCTCTTATGGCTATGTTTGCTTCTTCTGAattcctttccttgtttgaccaacagtccTTAGCAAAGTGGCCAAACCTATTACAACAGTAGCATTGAACCATTCTCTTGTCAAGCTTTTCCCATCCCTTCTGATGTTTCTTTTCATCAGAGTTGGAGGCTTCTGGATCCTGAGACCTACCATGTCTTTTCTTGGCCTCTGACCAAGATTGTTTTTTGTCCTTCTTGATAAAAGAAGCTTTTAAAGCCTGATATAACTCTCTCTTATAGGTTCTTtcagtcagacgcaactcttgtACCTCTAGACTACTTTGCAACTCTTCTACTCTCATAGTGCTCAAATCCTTAAAATTTTCAATTGCTACAACGATGTAATCAAATTGAGGAATAAGAGATCTAAGTGCCttctcaatgatactttcttcagagagagtttctccacacgacttcatctcatttgtgatcagaatcactctggagatgtagtcaggcaccttctcattgttcttcatgttgagattctcatactaTTTACGTAGAGACTGAAGTTTtaccttcttcactgatgcatcaccgTCGTAGCACCGTACCAATCTCTCACGCAGCCTTCGATGTTGTCGAATCAACGATTTTCTCAAACATgttcacatccacacactgatggatgtagaagAACGCCTTCTGATCCTTCTTTCTCAGATCACGCTAAGCATTTCTCTGCGTATTTGTTGCATTTTCCGGAAGTGCAGCCGGAACGTAACCGTcgttgacgagatcaagaacatcttgagcgtTAAACAGCACACGCATCTGAATTATCCAACGATTTCAATTCTTGTCATCGAACGCTGGAAGCTTGGTACTCAGATTACTATTTTCTTTCATCATCAACCTTCTGCAAAACTCAGATCTCACCAAACATTAGTGTTTCCCAATACCGCATaatcaagaaatgtgattctGTTACGATTCCAATCAAAAGTTCAACACGAACTCAAGAAACAAAATCGATCACACAACGCCTCACCTTCACTTGTGTTTCACTGTGTTTCCCTGTGATATGAATCGGAACTCCAtataccaattgttggtgcacaaggtgaaatggatgaagatggaagaagagagagagagagagagagagagagagagagagagagagagagagagagagagagagagagagagagaagagaatAACAAACTTCCGCTGATCTACTAAAGCGATTACAGTAAATAATTGCACATACACTGCTACGCAAAGTGCTCTTAGAGCTATTACATTGGATTTGATTACATTGACAACTACAATACTACATATACGCACATAAAAATGTCATGTATGCCACAATGTTAACCTACACTAACTAAATTAAATTTAACAAAAACTTATATTAATACTATTTAATATAAATTCCTTCTAacaaagaaaaagggaaaaggAATAACTCACATTAGCCTAACTACATGCTTATATATTAATCTAGATACATAATTTTAATACTAACATTTATGATACTGCGCATTACTTAAGGTTGAGGTTGAGTTTAGAGCCCTTGATGTTGTCACAAGTAATAAACTGTTTTGGCTACAAGACTTATTGGCCACATTTGAAGTTGCTCAGAACCATACGAGAACACTGATTATCATTTCATTCAAGAACATGTTCAAAGTGGGTTCATCAATCTTGTTCTTGTGAAATCACAAGATCAGTTGGCTGAACCATTCACCTTTCATTTCTTTTCCACGTGTTAAGGAACAACTACAAATTTACAAAGCAATAACTCACAAACAACCGAAAATTGAATTGATATATCATTACAACAGTTGAATTTTATTCCAAAATATAATTGGTAAGATCTACAATACATTGCTCaaagttattttaaaaaaatctaCATAGACCAAAATTAAAGAAGCAGCCTAGAGAAGTAAAAGGGTTATTAATACCCTAAAAAAACCTAAGGCAACTTCTAACAAGGCCTATAAAAAAAAACTATCTTATAGTAAGATCAGATCATAACTCACGAGTAAAGTTCATGTGCTCAAAGAACATGAAAATATTGTCACACATTAATATCATATGATTTTTCTTAAGATAGATAGATTTAAATTTTGATATTTTTGATATCTCTTGTAAGTGCTGGAATACAGCTTGAACTACGTGTAAGTCCTCCTCCTCCTTTCTTGTCCCTTGGACTAATAGACTTTGCCCTAATTTTCCCATCTAAGTTACTCTTTTTCAGCATTTCTTTCATAGCTTGAGCTTGAAACAAAACAGGAAAAGCCCTTCCATATTTGTTAAACTTAACACATGCATTCATATGTGTACTTAAAGCTTCTTCTAATTTTTTCCCACCATTTTTCTCTAACTCTTCTTTCACCGCCTCGGAACATAGTCCGCACACAAATTTACCTTTGAATTTGTCGCGTACGTGGTCTATGTACTCAGGTGTACACTCCTCGGACATGCCACAACACTCGCACTTTGCATCTTCGACTTCGGATATCGAAGGTAGTTTTAAATTATCAATTTCTTTCGTCAGCTCGAAAGAAATGTCCGAGACCGTTCTTTGAAGGTGGTCGGAATTGGAGAGTTTTGATGGTTTGTTTGATGAGTTGTTATTGTTTTTTGACAATGAATTTGACAACAAAGATTCTCCAAGTGGTGCCATGATCATGAATAAGAAAGATTGTAGTAAACTAGGGTTTATGAGAAAATATTGCTATAGCATGAAAATTATCATAGTGATTGAAGAAGGAATGGATAAAGCCTATTTATAATAGTTTGGGATATAACATTGGAAGCAATGAATGGATCTTAGAAACTCAAGTGTCATCTTCCAAAGTCGTGAACTAGCTAGATTTTTCAGGAGAGATTTAATGAGAAAACAGTGACTAGTGTGGCTTTTACATTGTTTCATTTCTAAAGTGAAGTTCCATGGTTGGCATGGTTTTGTCTCGAAGAAAAAAGTGAGAAACACGTGCATCCAATGGTTCATCTACATGCATGATTTCTTTTCATGGCTGATAAATGGTGTAACTATAATAACGATGTGCCTTTCTTTTTCCTCCTCTAGTAGATTCAGGAAGAAAAAGAATATACATAGCTAgtaattgattataaaatatgTAA includes:
- the LOC127138133 gene encoding pheromone-processing carboxypeptidase KEX1-like — its product is MRVEELQSSLEVQELRLTERTYKRELYQALKASFIKKDKKQSWSEAKKRHGRSQDPEASNSDEKKHQKGWEKLDKRMVQCYCCNRFGHFAKDCWSNKERNSEEANIAIRDYDNELVILMAYEFDDDETYESESESEDESEYEGYEEESESEGFEDESESEDDSEDEDELEYEGDSENEEKSEGESDSEGESDSDPDSDDDPEFGGNPIFGYGAFKGGAFEGGALEGSPTSEGSQASDTIP
- the LOC127135680 gene encoding uncharacterized protein LOC127135680, yielding MIMAPLGESLLSNSLSKNNNNSSNKPSKLSNSDHLQRTVSDISFELTKEIDNLKLPSISEVEDAKCECCGMSEECTPEYIDHVRDKFKGKFVCGLCSEAVKEELEKNGGKKLEEALSTHMNACVKFNKYGRAFPVLFQAQAMKEMLKKSNLDGKIRAKSISPRDKKGGGGLTRSSSCIPALTRDIKNIKI